A section of the Mesobacillus jeotgali genome encodes:
- a CDS encoding class I SAM-dependent methyltransferase has translation MDNSWHARFGSEHYVYGEEPNQFVKEQSYRLEKGSKIAAFAEGEGRNAVYLARQGHEVTAYDYAENGLNKTEALAERYDVKVSTVLKDLIHDSVPVEEFDAAIMVFGHFRKNDQKNIFGKLVSTVKPGGIILLEVYSEDQVHYGTGGPKTVEMLYDPSDVLEWIKGHKNLHFFYGEQERVEGELHTGTGHVIQVIIKNMKQNEQ, from the coding sequence TCGGAACATTATGTGTATGGTGAAGAGCCAAATCAGTTTGTAAAAGAACAGTCATACAGATTGGAAAAGGGAAGTAAAATCGCAGCCTTTGCTGAAGGAGAAGGACGGAATGCAGTTTACCTTGCAAGGCAGGGGCATGAAGTGACGGCTTATGACTATGCAGAAAATGGCCTGAACAAAACGGAGGCCCTGGCTGAGCGTTATGATGTAAAAGTCAGCACAGTACTTAAAGATTTAATACATGACTCGGTACCGGTTGAGGAATTCGATGCAGCGATTATGGTTTTCGGTCATTTTCGTAAAAATGATCAGAAGAATATCTTTGGAAAACTCGTTTCTACTGTGAAGCCAGGAGGCATCATTTTACTCGAAGTATATTCAGAAGACCAGGTTCATTATGGCACAGGAGGACCCAAAACGGTAGAAATGCTTTACGACCCATCTGATGTTCTTGAGTGGATTAAAGGCCACAAGAATTTGCATTTCTTTTATGGAGAACAGGAAAGAGTTGAAGGGGAATTGCACACGGGTACAGGCCATGTTATTCAGGTAATAATTAAAAATATGAAACAAAATGAACAATGA